The proteins below come from a single Rhizobium lentis genomic window:
- the repB gene encoding plasmid partitioning protein RepB — MSRRDRLKGLFDDTAQELAAANYDEPSSRGSAGPVRTMALTLGRMEEESRAMQEALLSGERIVELDPDLIDSSFVRDRLADQPLDMEDELVQSIAENGQEVPVLVRRHPSDESRYQIAYGHRRLQAVKLLGRKVQAIVRQLDDTDVVIAQGIENSARRNLSYIERAVFALNLELKGFERPVIMKALSTDKTELSKLISVAKAIPADIIRSVGAAPGIGRRKWMALAQDWNGMTAARLAKLIGSEGFMAEESDRRFELLIAELARKEAKPEPTEYDWKPKSGGKIAGRIKSAGNSFTIALKTGDAPDFGAYISRRLDELYEAYRAGKLQAGE, encoded by the coding sequence ATGAGCAGACGCGATCGTCTCAAAGGCCTTTTCGACGACACGGCGCAGGAGTTGGCCGCGGCCAACTACGATGAACCGTCATCGCGCGGTTCGGCCGGGCCGGTCCGGACCATGGCGCTGACGCTTGGCCGGATGGAGGAAGAGAGCAGGGCGATGCAGGAGGCCTTGCTTTCCGGGGAGCGGATCGTCGAGCTCGATCCCGATCTGATCGATTCCTCCTTCGTGCGTGACCGCCTTGCCGACCAGCCGCTCGATATGGAAGACGAGCTGGTGCAGTCGATTGCCGAGAACGGCCAAGAGGTGCCAGTTCTCGTTCGTCGCCATCCCAGCGATGAAAGCCGCTACCAGATCGCCTACGGCCACCGCCGCCTTCAAGCCGTCAAGCTGCTCGGGCGGAAGGTGCAGGCGATTGTTCGTCAACTCGATGATACCGACGTCGTCATCGCCCAAGGCATCGAGAATTCGGCCCGTCGCAACCTTTCCTACATTGAGCGCGCTGTCTTTGCCCTCAATCTCGAGCTCAAGGGGTTCGAGCGTCCCGTCATCATGAAGGCGCTGTCGACCGACAAGACGGAACTGTCGAAGCTGATCTCGGTCGCCAAAGCCATTCCGGCCGACATCATCAGGTCGGTGGGAGCCGCGCCCGGAATCGGGCGTCGCAAGTGGATGGCGCTCGCCCAGGATTGGAACGGGATGACGGCCGCGCGGCTTGCAAAGCTCATCGGTTCAGAAGGTTTTATGGCGGAAGAGAGCGACCGTCGTTTCGAGCTTCTGATTGCCGAGCTTGCCAGGAAAGAGGCCAAGCCCGAACCGACCGAATATGACTGGAAGCCGAAGAGCGGCGGCAAGATCGCCGGCCGAATCAAGAGCGCCGGCAATTCCTTCACGATCGCGTTGAAAACTGGCGATGCGCCGGATTTCGGCGCTTACATTTCACGCCGTCTCGATGAGCTTTACGAAGCCTATCGGGCCGGCAAGTTGCAAGCAGGAGAGTAG
- the cobF gene encoding precorrin-6A synthase (deacetylating), whose amino-acid sequence MKHINIIGIGTGNPEHLTIQAINAMNAADVIFLPLKGAGKEDLAELRRHICERYITRPDIRICEFDVPQRQTADRTYAQSVDVWHGEIARIYSELIRDLPEGGSGAFLVWGDPSLYDSTIRIIERVRQQGSLDFDHSVIPGITSIQALAASHKIPVNLVGKPVEITTGRRLARNGLLTDSTVVMLDGEQAFAKIDDPDAEIFWGAYLGTEDEIVRSGRLGDIADEILTLRSEARKRHGWIMDIYLLRKGRDFEE is encoded by the coding sequence TTGAAGCACATCAATATCATCGGCATCGGCACAGGCAATCCGGAACATCTCACCATCCAGGCGATCAATGCGATGAACGCCGCAGACGTGATTTTCCTGCCGCTCAAGGGCGCAGGCAAGGAAGACCTGGCCGAGCTCCGGCGCCATATCTGCGAACGATACATCACGCGCCCAGACATCAGGATTTGCGAATTCGATGTGCCGCAAAGGCAGACGGCAGACAGAACCTATGCGCAAAGCGTCGACGTCTGGCATGGTGAGATCGCCCGCATCTACAGTGAGTTGATCCGCGATCTCCCGGAGGGCGGCAGCGGCGCATTTCTCGTCTGGGGGGACCCCAGCCTCTACGACAGCACGATCCGCATCATCGAACGCGTGCGGCAGCAAGGCAGCCTGGATTTCGACCACAGCGTCATTCCCGGCATCACCAGTATTCAGGCCCTGGCGGCCAGCCACAAGATTCCGGTGAACCTCGTCGGCAAGCCGGTCGAGATTACCACCGGGCGCAGGCTGGCGCGGAACGGGCTTCTCACCGACAGTACGGTCGTCATGCTCGATGGCGAACAGGCTTTTGCCAAGATCGACGATCCCGATGCTGAGATCTTCTGGGGCGCCTATCTCGGCACCGAAGATGAAATCGTCCGGTCAGGACGGCTCGGCGATATTGCGGATGAAATTCTGACCCTGAGGAGCGAGGCGCGAAAGCGGCATGGCTGGATCATGGACATCTATCTCCTGCGCAAGGGACGCGATTTCGAGGAATAG
- the repA gene encoding plasmid partitioning protein RepA, which translates to MDNISVSTTDVRIERHANQLSRQLKLLRDKLFPPLAQKTLRTFSSGEAAQMIGVSDGYLRQLSLDGKGPQPELSQNGRRSYTLGQINELRHYMAKLKPKDSLSYLPWRRPGEKLQTVAVTNFKGGSAKTTTTLYLAQYLALEGYRVLAIDLDPQASLSSMLGVQPEFDLADGDTLYGAIRYDAARKPLKEIVRKTYFDGLDLVPGNLELMEFEHETPRALNDRQRAGELFFRRVGVAIAEVEADYDVVVIDCPPQLGYLTLGAVCAATSLLITIHPQMVDVASMSQFLLMTSDLLSVVRRAGGDLQHDFIKYIVTRHEPFDAPQSQIVALLRSLFGDDVLTATILKSTAIADAGLTKQTLYEIEKGQVRRSTYDRALESVTAANSEVLAGIHKAWGRT; encoded by the coding sequence TTGGACAACATTAGCGTATCGACGACAGATGTACGGATCGAGCGGCATGCGAACCAGCTTTCGCGGCAGCTGAAACTGCTTCGCGACAAACTGTTTCCGCCGCTCGCGCAGAAGACGCTGCGCACATTCTCCTCCGGCGAAGCCGCCCAGATGATCGGCGTGTCCGACGGGTATCTTCGTCAGCTGTCGCTGGATGGCAAGGGTCCTCAGCCGGAGCTTTCCCAGAATGGCCGGCGCTCCTATACGCTCGGTCAGATCAATGAGCTGCGTCATTACATGGCAAAGCTCAAGCCGAAGGATTCGCTTTCCTATCTTCCCTGGCGACGGCCCGGCGAGAAGCTGCAGACGGTCGCCGTTACCAATTTCAAGGGCGGCTCGGCCAAAACGACGACGACGCTTTATCTGGCCCAGTATCTGGCGCTGGAAGGGTACAGGGTGCTTGCCATTGATCTCGACCCGCAGGCCTCGCTTTCCTCCATGCTGGGTGTGCAGCCGGAATTCGATCTTGCCGACGGCGATACGCTTTACGGCGCCATTCGCTACGATGCCGCCCGCAAGCCGCTCAAGGAAATCGTCCGCAAGACCTATTTCGACGGGCTCGATCTGGTGCCGGGCAATCTCGAACTGATGGAATTCGAACATGAGACGCCGCGCGCGCTCAATGATCGCCAGAGAGCGGGCGAGCTGTTCTTCCGCCGCGTCGGCGTCGCCATTGCCGAGGTCGAGGCGGATTACGACGTCGTGGTGATCGACTGCCCGCCGCAACTCGGTTATCTCACGCTCGGCGCTGTCTGCGCCGCGACATCACTGCTCATCACCATTCACCCGCAGATGGTCGACGTTGCCTCGATGTCGCAGTTCCTGCTGATGACTTCCGATCTGCTTTCGGTCGTGCGCAGGGCGGGCGGTGATCTGCAGCACGATTTCATCAAATATATCGTCACCCGTCACGAACCCTTCGACGCGCCGCAGTCGCAGATCGTCGCGCTGTTGCGTAGCCTGTTCGGCGACGACGTGCTGACGGCGACCATTCTCAAATCGACGGCGATCGCCGATGCCGGCCTGACCAAACAGACGCTCTATGAAATCGAGAAGGGGCAGGTGCGCCGCTCGACCTATGACCGGGCGCTGGAATCGGTCACTGCCGCCAACAGCGAGGTGCTGGCCGGCATTCACAAGGCCTGGGGGCGGACATGA
- the cobG gene encoding precorrin-3B synthase — protein MSIEAATAIDSTGETDRHGSPAARMPRRGACPALAAPMQTGDGLLVRLRPAGGALSLAQFEALARAAAMHGNGILEITARGNLQIRGLRVETAGPLGGDIDAAGIIVLDGPAIEISPLHGIDPEETADPAALERALRSTHSGLLASSRLAPKLSIVVDGGGAFGLSALSADIRIVAQDHAHWCVAINGDGRTATPITIGPAGLAISAVGEILSLLVALGQGRRARDIDPALLLARFPGMGGIRPAPALAGKMPLCGLHRLADGTSVLGVRPQFGQMTASDLTTLLDCAKVRGATAVRLAPRGFFFLGLGAETWPAIQAVAAGLGFSAAAGENSEHIAACAGAGACGSAFYETKPLARRIMAAAPILLDGSLTLHLSGCAKGCAHAGPALTLTGRAGGYDLILNGLAADAPDERIAGGRIDFAIERLARTVEDNKGAGESAAACLTRLGTTGVSKALRQE, from the coding sequence ATGAGCATTGAGGCCGCAACGGCGATCGACAGCACAGGCGAGACGGACCGTCATGGCAGCCCGGCGGCAAGAATGCCGAGACGCGGCGCCTGCCCTGCCCTTGCCGCGCCCATGCAGACCGGCGACGGCCTGCTGGTGCGGCTGCGGCCGGCCGGCGGCGCGCTCAGCCTCGCGCAATTCGAAGCACTTGCTCGCGCGGCGGCCATGCATGGCAATGGCATTCTGGAAATTACCGCGCGCGGCAATCTGCAGATCCGCGGGTTGCGGGTCGAGACCGCTGGGCCACTTGGCGGCGATATCGATGCCGCGGGCATCATCGTACTGGACGGGCCGGCGATCGAGATATCGCCGCTGCACGGGATCGATCCGGAAGAGACAGCCGATCCGGCCGCACTGGAGCGGGCCTTGCGCAGCACGCATTCCGGCCTGCTCGCCTCGTCGCGGCTCGCGCCGAAACTGTCGATCGTCGTTGACGGCGGCGGCGCATTCGGCCTGTCGGCGTTGTCTGCCGATATCCGTATCGTGGCACAGGATCATGCGCATTGGTGTGTCGCGATCAATGGCGATGGCCGGACCGCGACGCCGATCACGATCGGTCCTGCAGGCTTGGCGATATCGGCCGTTGGCGAAATTCTAAGCCTGCTCGTCGCCCTCGGGCAGGGCAGGCGGGCACGCGATATCGATCCGGCGCTTCTGCTGGCGCGTTTTCCCGGCATGGGCGGCATTCGGCCGGCTCCGGCGCTTGCCGGGAAGATGCCGCTTTGCGGCCTGCACAGGCTTGCCGACGGCACGTCAGTGCTCGGCGTCAGACCGCAATTCGGGCAGATGACGGCGTCCGACCTGACCACCCTCCTCGATTGCGCAAAGGTCCGCGGCGCCACAGCCGTCCGGCTTGCCCCTCGTGGTTTCTTCTTCCTCGGTCTTGGCGCAGAGACATGGCCGGCGATACAGGCTGTAGCCGCCGGACTTGGCTTCAGCGCGGCAGCGGGCGAAAACAGCGAGCATATCGCCGCCTGCGCCGGCGCCGGGGCCTGCGGCTCCGCCTTCTATGAGACAAAACCGCTGGCGCGCCGCATCATGGCCGCAGCGCCCATCCTGCTCGACGGTTCGCTGACCCTGCATCTGTCCGGCTGCGCCAAGGGTTGCGCTCACGCCGGCCCGGCACTGACCCTGACGGGCAGGGCAGGGGGTTACGACCTCATCCTCAACGGGCTTGCGGCAGACGCGCCGGATGAACGGATCGCTGGCGGTCGGATCGATTTCGCTATAGAGAGGCTCGCCCGCACCGTTGAAGACAACAAAGGCGCTGGCGAATCGGCCGCCGCCTGCCTTACACGGCTCGGGACAACCGGCGTTTCGAAGGCGCTGCGACAGGAATAG
- the cbiE gene encoding precorrin-6y C5,15-methyltransferase (decarboxylating) subunit CbiE: MADVSPADKRWLTIIGIGEDGPDGLGEEARRLIATAPAVFGGERHHALAASLISGEKLSWQSPFERSIDAILERRGTPVVVLASGDPFLYGVGATLSRRVAAHEMRTIPAPSAFSLAASRLGWPLQEVATLSLLGKPIDLIRPHLHPGRRVLALTSDEKGPGEVAALVTASGFGQSRLTVLEALGGRRERQRSTAAADFAFRDIDPLNICALDIAAGEGARILPFAAGIEDALFEHDGQITKREIRAMSLSALSPRHGELLWDIGAGSGSIGIEWMLADPSLKTIAIEQSVERAARIARNASAFGVPHLAVVEGVAPGALRGLPAPDAIFLGGGGSEPGVIEAALAALKPGGRLVANAVTLEMEAMLICEHAKRGGFLTRIEISRAGALGDMSGWRPAMPVTQWRWTKG; the protein is encoded by the coding sequence ATGGCTGATGTCTCTCCCGCCGATAAGCGCTGGCTGACTATTATCGGGATCGGCGAAGATGGTCCAGACGGGCTGGGCGAAGAGGCGCGGAGGCTGATTGCGACCGCACCCGCCGTCTTCGGCGGAGAACGGCATCATGCGCTTGCCGCATCGCTGATTTCAGGCGAAAAGCTTTCCTGGCAGAGCCCGTTCGAACGCTCGATCGATGCTATCCTCGAAAGACGCGGCACGCCGGTCGTCGTGCTCGCCTCCGGCGATCCGTTTCTCTACGGCGTCGGCGCAACGCTTTCCCGTCGCGTCGCGGCACACGAGATGCGCACCATCCCCGCGCCATCGGCCTTCAGCCTTGCCGCCTCCCGCCTCGGCTGGCCACTGCAGGAGGTTGCGACGCTCTCGCTGCTTGGAAAGCCGATCGACCTGATCCGGCCGCATCTGCACCCCGGACGGCGCGTGCTGGCGCTGACCTCCGATGAGAAGGGGCCAGGTGAGGTGGCTGCCCTGGTGACCGCAAGCGGCTTCGGTCAGTCGCGGCTTACCGTGCTGGAAGCGCTTGGCGGCCGCCGGGAACGACAGCGAAGCACTGCGGCGGCGGATTTCGCCTTCCGCGACATCGATCCCCTGAATATCTGCGCGCTCGACATCGCGGCAGGGGAGGGGGCACGCATCCTGCCTTTCGCCGCGGGCATCGAAGACGCGCTCTTCGAGCATGACGGGCAGATCACCAAGCGCGAAATCAGGGCGATGAGCCTGTCGGCGCTGTCGCCCCGTCATGGAGAACTGCTCTGGGATATCGGCGCGGGGTCGGGATCGATCGGCATCGAATGGATGCTCGCCGATCCCAGCCTGAAGACGATCGCCATCGAGCAATCGGTCGAACGGGCGGCGCGGATCGCCCGCAACGCCTCGGCTTTCGGCGTGCCGCATCTGGCCGTCGTCGAAGGCGTGGCGCCGGGCGCGTTGCGGGGTCTGCCGGCGCCCGATGCGATCTTTCTCGGCGGCGGCGGCAGCGAACCTGGCGTGATCGAGGCCGCGCTTGCGGCGCTGAAGCCAGGGGGCCGGCTTGTCGCCAATGCCGTGACCCTGGAGATGGAGGCTATGCTGATCTGCGAACATGCGAAGCGCGGCGGCTTCCTCACGCGGATCGAAATATCGCGCGCTGGAGCCCTCGGAGACATGAGCGGCTGGCGGCCGGCCATGCCTGTGACGCAGTGGCGCTGGACGAAAGGATAA
- a CDS encoding precorrin-8X methylmutase yields MPDYDYIRSGDAIYERSFAIIRAEADLSRFTEDQAEIAVRMIHACGLVAAAEHFVFSADFVGAAREALKGGAPIFCDAEMVSQGVTRARLPALNEVICTLRDPATPELARKIGNTRSAAAMHLWLEQLGGSIVAIGNAPTALFHLLELLRDGAPKPAAIIGMPVGFVGAAESKDALAENSYGVPFAIVRGRLGGSAMTAAALNALARPGL; encoded by the coding sequence ATGCCAGACTACGATTATATCCGCAGCGGCGACGCGATCTACGAGCGTTCCTTTGCCATCATCCGCGCCGAGGCCGATCTTTCGCGCTTCACCGAAGATCAGGCCGAAATCGCCGTGCGCATGATCCATGCCTGCGGGCTGGTCGCGGCGGCGGAGCATTTCGTCTTTTCCGCCGATTTCGTCGGTGCGGCGCGCGAGGCGCTGAAGGGCGGCGCGCCGATCTTCTGCGATGCGGAAATGGTGTCCCAAGGCGTGACCCGGGCACGGCTGCCGGCGCTGAACGAGGTGATCTGCACGCTGCGCGATCCCGCCACACCGGAACTTGCCCGCAAGATCGGCAACACCCGCTCGGCCGCCGCCATGCACCTTTGGCTCGAGCAGCTCGGCGGCAGCATCGTCGCCATCGGCAATGCGCCGACCGCGCTCTTCCATCTGCTTGAACTCCTGCGCGACGGGGCGCCGAAACCGGCGGCGATCATCGGCATGCCGGTAGGTTTTGTCGGCGCTGCAGAATCGAAGGACGCGCTGGCGGAGAATTCCTATGGCGTTCCCTTTGCCATCGTCCGCGGCCGGCTCGGCGGCAGCGCCATGACGGCGGCCGCCCTCAATGCACTGGCGAGGCCTGGCCTATGA
- the cobM gene encoding precorrin-4 C(11)-methyltransferase, which produces MTVHFIGAGPGAADLITVRGRDLIARCPVCLYAGSIVSPELLQYCPPGARIVDTAPMSLDDIEAEYLRAAAAGQDVARLHSGDLSVWSAVAEQVRRLQKHGIAFTMTPGVPAFAAAASALGRELTIPAVAQSLVLTRVSGRASPMPNEETLAKFGATGATLAIHLAIHALKQVVDELTPLYGADCPVVIVVKASWADERILRGTLSDIEAKVAAEPIERTAIIFVGPSLAAEDFRESSLYDPAYQRRFRGRE; this is translated from the coding sequence ATGACGGTGCATTTCATCGGTGCGGGGCCGGGTGCTGCGGATCTGATCACGGTGCGCGGCCGCGATCTGATCGCCCGATGCCCGGTCTGCCTCTATGCCGGTTCGATCGTCTCGCCCGAACTGCTGCAATATTGCCCGCCTGGCGCGCGCATCGTCGACACGGCGCCGATGTCGCTCGACGACATCGAGGCGGAATATCTGCGCGCCGCAGCCGCCGGACAGGATGTCGCCCGCCTGCATTCCGGTGACCTTTCGGTCTGGAGTGCGGTGGCCGAGCAGGTGCGCCGGCTGCAAAAGCACGGCATCGCCTTCACGATGACACCGGGCGTCCCGGCCTTTGCCGCAGCGGCCTCAGCACTTGGGCGTGAACTGACGATCCCTGCCGTAGCGCAAAGCCTGGTCCTCACTCGCGTTTCCGGGCGGGCTTCACCGATGCCGAACGAAGAGACGCTCGCCAAGTTCGGCGCGACGGGCGCCACGTTGGCGATCCATCTGGCGATCCACGCCCTGAAGCAGGTGGTCGACGAATTGACGCCGCTCTACGGCGCGGACTGCCCGGTCGTTATCGTCGTCAAGGCCTCCTGGGCGGACGAACGCATCCTGCGCGGCACGCTCTCGGATATCGAGGCGAAGGTTGCGGCCGAACCGATCGAACGCACGGCGATCATCTTCGTCGGTCCATCGCTCGCGGCGGAAGATTTCCGCGAGAGTTCGCTCTATGATCCGGCCTATCAGCGCCGGTTCAGGGGCAGGGAATAG
- the repC gene encoding plasmid replication protein RepC, with protein sequence MEPQYVSTPFGRRSMTLGMLANQESASKVDPDASVDKWKIFRALCEAKDRIGVSDRALAVLNALLTFYPKNEIAEVNGFVVFPSNAQLSLRTHGMAGTTLRRNLAMLVEAGLIIRRDSPNGKRFARRNGEGGLGEAYGFSLAPLLTRAGEIEAQAAQVVADRLEWKRLRERLTLCRRDIAKLIEIALVEEIAGEWTEMQKHFNLVIASLPRRPSAAEMENLLEDLEGFRALVVKTLETKTKTGKTDANDSQNGRHIHNSNPHLISELEPSFETKQGAKPAEEPQPRREPPKSFPLAMVLQACPEIVAYGPGGGISSWRDLMSAAVIVRSTLGVSPSAYQEACDVMGPENAASVIACILERGGHINSAGGYLRDLTRRAERGEFSLGPMLMALLRANGPMARNTG encoded by the coding sequence ATGGAGCCTCAATATGTATCGACGCCTTTTGGGCGGCGATCGATGACGCTTGGCATGCTGGCAAACCAGGAAAGCGCCAGCAAGGTCGATCCGGACGCATCGGTCGACAAGTGGAAGATCTTTCGCGCGCTCTGCGAAGCAAAGGATAGGATCGGCGTGTCTGATCGTGCTTTGGCTGTTCTCAACGCGCTGCTGACCTTTTATCCGAAGAATGAGATTGCCGAGGTCAACGGCTTCGTTGTCTTTCCCTCAAACGCACAGCTGTCGCTGCGCACCCACGGCATGGCCGGCACGACGCTCAGGCGGAACCTGGCGATGCTGGTGGAAGCCGGTCTGATCATCCGGCGGGACAGCCCGAATGGAAAGCGGTTCGCCCGTCGCAACGGCGAGGGCGGGCTTGGAGAGGCCTATGGTTTCAGCCTGGCGCCGCTGCTGACGCGCGCCGGTGAGATCGAAGCACAGGCGGCACAGGTGGTTGCCGACAGGCTTGAATGGAAGCGTTTGAGGGAGCGGCTGACGCTTTGCCGGCGCGACATTGCCAAGCTGATCGAGATCGCGCTGGTAGAGGAAATCGCCGGCGAATGGACCGAGATGCAGAAGCACTTCAATCTCGTCATCGCAAGCCTGCCGCGCCGCCCCTCGGCCGCCGAGATGGAAAACCTGCTGGAGGATCTCGAAGGCTTCCGCGCATTGGTCGTCAAGACGCTGGAAACGAAGACGAAAACAGGAAAAACAGACGCCAATGATAGCCAAAACGGTCGGCACATACATAATTCAAACCCACACCTCATCTCTGAACTTGAACCAAGCTTCGAAACGAAGCAGGGCGCAAAGCCGGCGGAGGAACCGCAGCCACGGCGGGAGCCGCCGAAATCTTTCCCCCTCGCCATGGTGCTGCAGGCCTGCCCCGAAATCGTCGCTTATGGACCGGGCGGCGGAATTAGCAGCTGGCGGGACCTGATGTCGGCCGCCGTGATCGTTCGATCCACTCTTGGCGTCAGCCCGAGCGCTTATCAGGAGGCCTGCGATGTCATGGGACCTGAAAATGCCGCCTCGGTGATCGCCTGCATCCTGGAAAGAGGCGGGCATATCAATTCGGCCGGCGGCTACCTTCGAGATCTGACGCGACGGGCGGAGCGCGGCGAGTTCTCGCTCGGACCGATGCTGATGGCGCTGCTGAGGGCAAATGGTCCGATGGCCCGCAATACCGGGTGA
- a CDS encoding precorrin-3B C(17)-methyltransferase, translated as MSGRLFVIGTGPGNPEQMTPEALAAIDAATDFFGYGPYLDRLQLRHDQLRHASDNREELDRAGAALAMAADGARVCVVSGGDPGVFAMAAAVCEAIENGPAAWRAVDLTILPGITAMLAVAARAGAPLGHDFCAISLSDNLKPWDIIENRLEAAAKAGFVIALYNPISRARPWQLGDAFKLLRGHLPAATPVIFGRAAGRPDERIAVQPLSEADASIADMATCVIIGSAETRIVKRPGRLDLVYTPRFMAGGNR; from the coding sequence ATGAGTGGCAGGCTTTTCGTGATCGGCACCGGCCCCGGCAATCCCGAGCAAATGACGCCGGAAGCGCTGGCCGCCATCGATGCGGCGACGGATTTCTTCGGTTACGGACCTTATCTCGACAGGCTGCAGCTCCGCCACGATCAGCTACGGCATGCCTCGGACAATCGCGAGGAGCTCGACAGGGCAGGGGCCGCACTCGCCATGGCGGCGGATGGCGCCAGGGTTTGCGTCGTGTCTGGCGGCGACCCCGGTGTCTTCGCCATGGCGGCCGCCGTCTGCGAGGCGATCGAGAATGGGCCGGCGGCCTGGCGCGCGGTCGATCTTACCATCCTGCCCGGCATCACCGCGATGCTGGCCGTGGCGGCAAGAGCAGGCGCCCCGCTTGGCCACGATTTCTGCGCCATATCGCTATCCGACAACCTAAAACCTTGGGATATCATTGAAAATCGCCTTGAAGCGGCGGCAAAGGCAGGCTTTGTCATCGCCCTCTACAATCCGATCAGCCGGGCGCGACCCTGGCAGCTCGGCGACGCCTTCAAACTGTTGCGCGGTCATCTGCCCGCAGCGACGCCGGTTATTTTCGGGCGGGCGGCCGGGCGTCCGGACGAGCGCATCGCCGTACAGCCGCTGTCGGAAGCCGATGCTTCGATCGCCGATATGGCGACCTGCGTCATCATCGGCTCGGCCGAGACACGAATCGTCAAGCGGCCTGGCAGGCTTGACCTCGTCTATACGCCACGTTTCATGGCCGGGGGGAACAGGTGA
- a CDS encoding precorrin-2 C(20)-methyltransferase — MTTSGRLIGVGTGPGDPELLTLKAVRAVEAADVIAYFAKEGRGGNGKAIVEPLLKSGVTLLPLYYPVTTEIDKNDERYQSLITQFYDRSASAVADHLDAGLTVAVLSEGDPLFYGSYMHLHVRLSQRYPTEVIPGISAMSGCWSLAGLPIVQGDDVLSVLPGTMAEAELTRRLADTQAAVIMKVGRNLPKIRRALSAAGRLAEAVYVERGTMANAAMEKLADRSDSDAPYFSLVLVPGWEGSR; from the coding sequence ATGACGACATCAGGCCGTCTCATCGGCGTCGGCACTGGCCCTGGCGATCCGGAGCTCCTGACCCTCAAAGCCGTGCGTGCCGTCGAGGCCGCTGATGTCATCGCCTATTTCGCCAAAGAGGGCAGGGGCGGCAACGGTAAGGCGATCGTCGAACCGCTGCTGAAGTCCGGCGTGACGCTGCTGCCGCTCTATTATCCCGTCACCACCGAGATCGACAAGAACGACGAACGCTACCAGAGCCTGATTACTCAGTTCTACGACCGATCCGCCAGCGCCGTCGCCGACCATCTCGATGCCGGGCTGACGGTCGCCGTCCTCAGCGAAGGCGATCCGCTCTTCTACGGCTCCTATATGCACCTGCATGTCAGGCTTTCCCAGCGCTACCCGACGGAAGTGATCCCCGGCATCAGCGCCATGTCGGGTTGCTGGTCTCTGGCCGGCCTGCCGATCGTCCAGGGCGACGACGTGCTTTCCGTACTGCCCGGTACGATGGCCGAGGCCGAGCTGACACGCCGCCTTGCCGACACGCAGGCTGCCGTCATCATGAAGGTCGGCCGCAATCTGCCGAAGATCCGCCGGGCGCTTTCGGCGGCCGGCCGGCTTGCGGAAGCCGTTTATGTCGAACGCGGCACCATGGCGAATGCGGCGATGGAAAAACTCGCCGACCGGAGCGACAGCGATGCGCCCTATTTTTCCCTGGTGCTGGTGCCGGGCTGGGAGGGCAGCCGATGA
- a CDS encoding cobalt-precorrin-6A reductase, whose protein sequence is MGRPRILILGGTSEARLLAEALALRDDCDVLLSLAGRTEKPAAQPVPVRIGGFGGAAALADFLKAGDYRLLIDATHPFAERISANAALAAETAGIAAIALRRPEWQRLPGDRWREVQSIPAAIEALGPSPRHVFLATGRQGAHHAEDAPQHRYLIRSVDPVEPPLALANADYVLDRGPFTLESECALLTRHNIDAVIAKNSGGAATYAKIEAARLLGIEVMMVERAPATDMKAVQTVAAALVAIDHLFPPAMKRGV, encoded by the coding sequence ATGGGACGACCCCGCATCCTGATCCTTGGCGGCACCAGCGAGGCGCGCCTGCTCGCCGAAGCGCTGGCGCTGCGGGATGATTGCGATGTGCTGCTGTCGCTCGCCGGGCGCACGGAAAAACCGGCCGCGCAGCCGGTTCCGGTTCGCATCGGCGGTTTCGGCGGCGCGGCGGCGCTGGCCGACTTCCTCAAGGCCGGCGATTATCGCCTCTTGATCGACGCCACCCATCCCTTTGCCGAGCGCATTTCCGCCAATGCCGCCCTGGCCGCCGAAACTGCCGGCATTGCCGCGATCGCGCTGCGCCGTCCCGAATGGCAGCGACTGCCGGGCGATCGTTGGCGCGAGGTGCAGAGCATTCCAGCTGCCATCGAGGCGCTCGGTCCCTCCCCCCGCCATGTCTTCCTGGCGACCGGCCGGCAGGGCGCGCATCATGCCGAAGACGCGCCCCAACACCGCTATCTCATCCGCAGCGTCGACCCCGTCGAACCGCCGCTTGCGCTTGCCAATGCCGATTATGTCCTGGATCGCGGTCCGTTCACGCTGGAGAGTGAATGCGCCTTGCTGACGCGGCACAATATCGATGCCGTCATTGCCAAGAACAGCGGCGGCGCCGCCACCTATGCCAAGATCGAGGCGGCACGCCTGCTCGGCATTGAAGTGATGATGGTCGAGCGCGCGCCGGCCACCGATATGAAGGCGGTCCAAACTGTCGCGGCGGCGCTGGTGGCAATCGATCACCTGTTCCCCCCGGCCATGAAACGTGGCGTATAG